CTCCAATGGATCTCGCGGCTAAACAGATTTCTCACCAATGCTACAGAGAATTGCTCTGAAACCGTTCTCAACAAATCCACCTAGGTTCCACCCATGATAAGATCGAACGCTGCTCGGCATCCGTTCTCGCGAACGTTTTGCCACGACACTCTACCATGCGCGCCCCTCGGTGAACTGCCCGACGACATTGATCGCCACCGCGCGCTACTCTGCGCACCGCAGCGACATGCTGCTACGAACAACAGACTCCCCGCCACACTGTGGCTTCGCTCAGCCTTCCACGCGACTTCCCGACAATGCAAAACCCCACCCCTCGTGATCCTTCAACGAGATGCGCGCACCGCAGAGACAATGCAAAACCCAACCCCTCGTGATCCTTCAACAAGATGCGACGCACCGCAGAGCAAATTTGAATTCTGCGTCTATTTTTATAGACCGCCGGGGCACACGACCAGTCGAAATCCGCACAGCTTGGAGTCAAGTACCAGGCGGTTTGGTTTCCCCCTAGGCTTTGTGCGATGCACGTGTCAGGCGAGATGATACGACGGACGTTACGTCCACGGAATCTGCAGGCCGTTTGCAAGGACTCATCAAAACGAGATCAGATCGACGTGATGCTCTCCGTTTGCTAGTTTGCTACTGCCGATTGTGATCTTTTACGGTGTCGACTACGGCGCGGACCAAAAGATCTTGTAAGCTTTGTAatttcaaagaaaaatagaGGCTTTGCGCTCATGGTCCTCAATTGAAATTGTGTGCTCCTAATGTTTGCTGCTTTAGCTTAATTTGAGATAGAGATATGTAAATTTAGCCATAATTTTTAGTTGATTTGGAGAAGAGAGCTTTCAAGTGAAAACAGTCAACTGTGATACTGCAGCAAATGATCAAAGCTGCCAGTCATGGAACACCCATTTCATTTCAGATCCGTTTGTTACACATGTGTACAACTGTTGGAACGACGTGAACAATTCATTTTCCGAAACGAAATGAACAATTCATTTTGGATTATTAGACTCCTAGATTTATATGAACAGGCCATCAAATAGATGCCATTCACTGAAATCAGAGACTGTCTCTACAAGTTTTCAGGCAGTTTAGAACTTGAGGTAGGAATTAGGCATCCACACATGAGATTCACAACGACAAATGCAATACTAGGCAACAATCATTGCTGATAAAAGCAGGCATAGCATTCCAGTAGAACTAAGCAGGACATCTTAAGGAAAAATCAGACCATCATCAACATAGTAGTATGCATAGCACCTAAGCAAGTCCAACAAAACAGTGATCACCAACTGATCATTTACCAGCAAATAAACCTTATGAAGGAATTGGCCGAACACACTACATTTTGGTTCAGTTCAAAATTTACAGTCAAGATTACAAGTTTTCAGTCAGTTCAGATAAGAATTAGCAGTTCACATGAGATTCATGCCAGCTGGTGACAAGTTCATAGCTAGGCAAAAATCTACCAGTCTATCACAAAGCCAACCAACACAGCTTATCCAGGAATATTAATCTACTGCCAAAGAACTCGGCAACATTTGTACAAGAATTCAATTCAGCCACAAAAGCAGGCAAAATTAATGCAAACCATGCATACCATCCAAGATTTCATCACTATTCATCAGACCAAAAGCATAAAGCATATATAGTTCAACTGTAGAGACAAGATTAACCAAAAAAACGCAGTGTTCTCCTCCTCGGCCACATTTGATTCGCTTGTTCGAGTCACTTCACCCAGGCAAGTGATCGATCCAAGACACACGGTGAACGCCCAGTAGAAACAAGGCGaccgaggaggaagacgaacgaACATACTGCAGGTATCATCATACGGGTACAACTACTACTGCTAGACCAACCATCACCCGCCCTTCAGGCGATTCCACCGATCAAGTACGAATGATACTACTAAGATAGGATGCAACAACAGAACTACGATGAGTGGACTACTACTACTGCTGCTGATGATACTGCTATACTACTGCTGGAGCCAAACCGAGAAGGATAATagtactgctgctgctgccgctacGAGCTCAAGTCAGGCACCGGCGATGgttggcggccggccggggcggcgccgcgggctCATCAGTAGAGGACGATGATGGcggtgaggaggaagaggatgaccgGGGTGCAGCTGCACCTGCCGTCGGAGCCGGAGGTTGGCGGCGTGGGCGTCGTGGGCGCGGCTGCCGGCGccagcggcgaggaggaggcggccgggcTGGCGGGGATGGCCTtgccgtgggcggcggcggcgccaggctGCTGCTGGGGTGGTGGGGACGGCTTCTCGCTCGtcgccggagggggaggggccTCGCCGCCTGCGCAACAGCACAAGAGAAACAGAAACCAGCACATGCATTAGTTCAACTCTCGCATCGATCAAACAGAGCACGCGAAAAGTTAAAGCGGAAAGTAGCAGGAGCAGAGCGGGTGCGGGCGGGTTCGTACGTGCTGGCAGCCTgtggcgaggggcggcgggcggcggcggggcgatgACGGGGACGGTGGCAGGGGGTGACGGACCTGCAGGCACGAAACACGAGAGGTTAACGCCGTTAGTccaggcttgtaataattcacAGATTAAAACGGCAAAAATAACAGAAGATATTTATTGCAGGGGTAGTATCGTCTTTTGGGCAGAAAAAGCATGCGCCGAGGCGCCATTTCGTGAGGGCCAAGAAACCAAGCGGGAGAGAGAAACGGTGCCGAACGGGCTTGGTCTTGCCTGAAAGGCTGCAGCGCTGCTGTGCAGGCTGTGCAGCTGTCCGCTGCAGAGGATCAGAGGGCGGTTGCTCTCTCTGTTCAGAAGGCTGGAACGCAGCAAGCCTTTCAACGCAACGGAAACAAGgagacaaaaacaaaaaaaggaagCGGTGAAAAAGCAAAAAGAAACCCAGCCTTTCGACCTCGCTTGGGCAGTTGAACAGATTCCACTCCACTGAAACGGGTCAAATCATCAGGAGATGCATGGCTAAAAGCCCAGAGATCGGAACCAACGCCTTGAAACCCAGAGAATTTGCTTCCAAACCAAAACGAAAAGGCACAGAGAAATCGCTTGAGAAAAGGAAACGCACAAATAAATCAGGAGACGTGCGCGCGTACGGAGCCACGGGTACATCTGACCCCAAATTTGCCCAACTAGTAGTAGCGCTCGCGTGTCCCGAAAACACAACCAAACTtcggaagagaaaagaaaacgaaggAAAAGTGTTCGAACAAACCAGAACAGGACGTACGGGTAAATCTATCCCGAAATATGCCCAACTAGTAGCATTCATGTGACGCGAGAACCATAGCCAAAATccggaggagagaagaaaacgaagcaaaaaaaaatgttcgaACGAACTGGAACAAGACGTACGGGTTCGTCGCCACAGAGGAAGACGGGAACTCGCATAAAACACCATTACCCAAGAACGGAACCACGAACAGCTCGCTCAAGAGCCACGGCCATCTCGCACCTAGCACACCCATCTCGCGCACGGCCACGGCACAGACGCAGATCTAGAGAGAGGAGAGGCGCGGGCGATGGTGTCACGTACCttggcaggcggcggcgaggtgggcgcCCCCGGTGCGCAGTCCCCCGCAGGCGGTGTAGAGCGCGAGGAGGTGGGAGGCGTTGAGGCGGGCGAGGACGAGCTGCGgctgggcggcgacgcggcagaggcaggggacgccgccgccgaggtcgaCGGAGGCGACGACCGGCTCGCAGCAGGGCGCCGTGGGCATGTCGGGCATGCAGAAGAGCGTGATCTGCGTGGCGAGGTTGGAGGGCTCGCACGCCGGCTGCGCCGCGGCCccggtggcggccgccgccgcccaggcgAGGAGGCCGAGCAGCAGCGCGAGGTGGCGGAGGGGGCGCTCCATGGATGGTGGGTGGGATCTCTCGCTTGCTAGGGTTTGAGGGCGGAGGGCTCAGCGCTCTGTTGGGATGAAGGCTCTGGATGGAGAAGGCTGGTGCGAGTGGGGAAGAAGGGGGGGCGTGTTTTATAGCGGAGCGGCCGAGGTGGGGTGGGTTGGTGCCAGCTGCCCGGTGGCGTGGTGTGTCGTGGGCTGGGCCGAGTAAGAGGTGTGAGTCGAGTTCAGTGATGGGTTGGGCCGTTTGATGGGCCCTCATTTTCGGCTGGGTTGCTTGCTCGGTCGGGCCTGCAGCGCGACGTGACGACGACTCGATCGGACTCGTGGCGTCGTGTCCAAGTCGGGGTCGATCCGTCCGTTGCTGCCAGGGGCTATGCCTTTATATTTTCAAAGTGGGAGACGGGAGAGGATTCACGGGCTCGACGTCGATCCAACCAGAGCATCCGCATGCAGCTATAGGCCCACGACCGTGCACGTCTTCGAGCGTAACGGGCGGCACACGGCCGCCCCGTGGTCGTCGCGCGGACACGTGTTCGGCGAAACACATCGGCTGGCCCCCATGGAcacggcggacggcggcggcggcgccggcactgGCATCGACGCCCTCCCTGGCGACATCCACGTGGTTGTCCTCCGCCGCCTCAGCGCGCATTCCCTCGCCCGGTGCCGGTGCGTGTGCGCGCTCTGGCGCGCCCTCGTGGACGGCagcgggctcctcctcccgcacgCGCTCCCTCCGCGCGCGTTCCCGGGCTTCTTCGCCAACGCCCGCGCCAAGCCGTGGAGGAGGCCCCACCCCGGCTTCCTACCCCCGCCGGCGTCGCGGGCTCCCGCGCGCGACAGGCTCGCCTTCCTGCGCCCGCACCTCCcgtgcgccggcgccgcggccgccgtgcaGCACCAGTGCAACGGCCTCGTGCTGTGCTTCGTCCAGGACTACTTGGCCGGCGTGGGCTTCGTCTGCAACCCGGTCACGGAGCGGTGGgcgcgcctgccgccgccgccgacgtggtGGCCGCGCAGGTACGAGGGCCTTTTCCTCGCGTTCGACCCGGCGGTGTCGCTGGACTACGAGGTGCTCTTCCTCCCGGTGCCACCTCCTCGCCAAAGCAATGGCGATGCCGGCCTCAGGCAAGGGCACGTGACGCTGGGCATGTTCATGCCAGAATCGTTTGGGAAACCGCAGGAACCGGACGACCAGAAGCTGCTGCCTTTGCTCGCGTTCTCGTCGGCGACCGGGCGGTGGACGAATAGGCTGCTCACGCCGGGCCGGTGCGCCCCGGCGCGCCTCTACGACAGGGTgatgcggcggcgcaggcggagtGCGGAAGGCGGCGACCCGTGGGCGCGGACGTGGCGGTCATCGGCCTTGTACCGCCGCGGTTCGCTCTACGCGCACTGCGAGAAGCGCATCCTGGTGGTGCTCCACTGCTCGGAGGGGACCTACGACATGGTCAAGCTCCcggccgtcgccgacgccggcgccggcgccgggcaggGAGAACGCTACGCCGCGGGGCACGTCCTGTCGAGCCTCCCCGTGGACTCCATCTTCCCGGGCACAGAGGACGGGGTGCTTGTGCGGTACGCGAGCGCCGACGCGTTCCGGGTCAGAGTATGGGCGCTGCACGAgtcggcgggcgacggcggcgggcggctgctGGAGTGGACGCTGACGCACGACACGGACCTCGCCGCGCACGCGCGCATGCTGGACCTGCTACACCACGCGCCTTCCAATTGCGTCCCGCTCGCGCCGGAGGAGTCCaccggccgcggcagcggcaagTGCGTGTGGTTCTCCGACGAGGACGGCGAAGAAGCTGCCGGCAATGGTGGCGACGTGGGCCACGGGTGCACAGGTTTTTGGAACTGGGACGACGCCAGCCTTCTGGACATGGATATCGGCGCGGATGAGCTGATCGACGTCGGGGCCGGTGCGCCGTCTCCGTTCTCGATCCTGGGGTGCCACCCGGACAAGGAGGTGGtctacctcgccgccggcgcgttcCACGTCGTGGCGTACCATCTCGGCAGCGCCAAGGTGCAGTACCTGGGACGTGTAATGTCGCTGGGTGATGGTGACCGCCTCGATGGCGTGTTCCCTTACCGCCCGTGCATCGTGGACGCGCTCCCTCACGACAGCTGGTGAGTATTCTCTTTGCTTGAGAGTTTTTTCTTTGCAGTGGATTCACGCTTAATCTTTTTCCCGAGTATTGAGTTGGCTCGTAGCAGGTCGTTATTATTTCCAgttccctccatttcaaataaTTGTTCACGTTACCTTTTGTTCCGAATCAAACTTTTATAACTTTAACCAAATTTGTAGGGAAAAACATCAATATCTAGAAACATCAAAGTAGGCTCTTAGCGCTCATTACATGTCCCgtagtgcatttatttgatatcttatatattattatatattttgTACAAACTTGATCGAAGTTAAATAAATTTGACTTAAAAGGAGTAGTACTTAATATAATACGTAGTTACATCATTGACTTTGATGTTGAGCTTTGACCATAAGTGCCATGAAAGCCAATTGCTCTAAGTATAGATTGCTAGCAAAATACTTTTGATTATGAATCTAACAAAGCCACTTTCCACTACATAATTGGATGTTTGGGAGAGAAAAAAGGCGATGTAGTAATGACAAGACTTCTTTTTTGAACGAACCACACAACACAAGATAGTGTCAGAGTTTTTATTGATATGATATAGCAGTAATGACAAGACTTCTAACTCAAATTTCatttgagcttatatacatggAAAATTGCTACACGTTTTATAACCAGAGATTACAACTTTGCATATATCTGGAAGTTGATCATCTTGTACTCGAACTAATCCAGTTTCATCTTCATCCTCAGCCTGTTCCCAAGCTTGAAGAGCGCCGTCATCAAGAGTCAATGAGTGGACCACAGCTCGGCAAGAGATGCTAAGATTTCATTTTCCAGTTTGCCAATAATACTAGA
This portion of the Setaria viridis chromosome 7, Setaria_viridis_v4.0, whole genome shotgun sequence genome encodes:
- the LOC117865174 gene encoding non-specific lipid-transfer protein EPAD1, producing MERPLRHLALLLGLLAWAAAAATGAAAQPACEPSNLATQITLFCMPDMPTAPCCEPVVASVDLGGGVPCLCRVAAQPQLVLARLNASHLLALYTACGGLRTGGAHLAAACQGPSPPATVPVIAPPPPAAPRHRLPARGEAPPPPATSEKPSPPPQQQPGAAAAHGKAIPASPAASSSPLAPAAAPTTPTPPTSGSDGRCSCTPVILFLLTAIIVLY